A stretch of Scheffersomyces stipitis CBS 6054 chromosome 2, complete sequence DNA encodes these proteins:
- the PDR6 gene encoding member of the karyopherin-beta family (has possible role in nuclear transport and regulation of pleiotropic drug resistance), translated as MADEWNIDQVVENIELLYLTNDSDRVRQIQSYLLPLQKSATGFELGQLLLQHVSKSCKYFGALTHTIYINTHLIVQVSNAIIDDIIALSNNIATRQDFDSNLFIIRKLVSNLCLLYLNHIDVYGVDPITTLLGRSRGVVDISNFNIQETFPTFSEIEIALFFICNSILIEDVCKRDPANLQKIHASIHASVFPNVNASLSYFNCKALPNSKALTLLILDCINSWVIYISVAENGSDQRYTENDDCQQLVTALLSQLGIRSQNAQELESEMEVLNKTFTVLTEIMETYPRIVAKHKQSLASNLFAKDGFGSLFMEKIISSHELSEEYSSEIENFVNLLIAYLNSAIIYISRNLYEPEVYQILDVILGLTNFRGNPISEERVSEQLLSFWEEFVNVYIDDSDNLETMLREKKVFDQFVETRNSLLLSVSAIYWQKIRYFANSPPEFVQYRLQVSELFILLYSLLNTSIYSTLCKNVQDKLIECQNSFSRNLLLDLEASLYLIYKVTDDLTFYDDDSTKELTPFINQFFSHQLVETIERYSTSDTDEINITLLNLLSAIPFFFKSDLGLKYLSPTFNFLFSIILNPGKRRLSLIGSKTVLKICQDSKEKLVEFLPTLELILLEMIKNVEIDFVIRERMVNSFISITQSLKDPVRMGENIFKILNQINLQADIINEKIEEYAVSLLSCINEIGKASQLPEDVEDYYTAAQSAQTDEYWTQDPLGIKTSILNVTALLSLKYEPLAQHTIATEKSCKILKNGLNEPINGPFRFELPVIFNYLIAKINKCNLPSIAFIFNLIETIVISNGAKLTAQNMDELIEKFFVEKKQLFESEVDLITTAISMFSTILERFPSLLVGLPVFQSEILDFALRGLKSHESFLIRATAKFWTNLIVLKRGKANDQEIVQNIMIHKLSLGSEKSLGYTLVDNAIVSFIDNPRSHLEYFYQLFRNLIGKYPLHFKNWLRSILIEVFKFRSRFTIQYVDQLVSKLMLTRGHRQANDVLKEFWLECNNLVDYKTV; from the exons ATGGCTGATGAGTGGAATATAGACCAGGTAGTCGAA AATATTGAACTACTCTATTTGACCAACGACTCAGATAGAGTCCGTCAGATACAGCTGTATTTGCTTCCGCTTCAGAAGTCAGCTACGGGATTTgaacttggccaattgCTTCTACAGCATGTTTCGAAAAGCTGCAAATACTTTGGAGCTTTGACCCATACCATCTATATAAATACGCATTT AATTGTGCAAGTCAGCAACGCCATTATAGATGATATCATTGCCTTGTCCAATAACATAGCAACACGACAAGATTTCGATAGCAACTTGTTTATCATAAGAAAGCTAGTCAGCAATTTGTGTTTGTTGTATTTGAACCATATCGATGTTTATGGAGTAGACCCCATAACGACTCTTTTGGGTAGGAGCCGGGGAGTTGTAGAtatttccaatttcaatatcCAGGAAACTTTCCCTACGTTTTCTGAAATCGAGATCgccttgttcttcatctgcaATTCCATTTTAATAGAGGATGTATGTAAAAGAGATCCTGCCAATTTGCAGAAAATCCATGCTTCGATCCATGCCTCTGTCTTCCCTAACGTCAATGCATCTCTATCCTACTTCAATTGCAAGGCATTGCCCAATTCAAAGGCTTTAACATTGCTAATTCTAGATTGTATCAACTCCTGGGTCATATATATTTCTGTTGCAGAAAATGGTTCAGATCAGAGGTATACAGAAAACGATGACTGCCAGCAGCTTGTCACAGCATTGTTGAGCCAACTAGGCATTAGATCTCAAAACGcacaagaacttgaaagtgaaatgGAAGTGTTGAACAAAACTTTCACTGTATTAACTGAAATCATGGAGACATATCCTAGAATAGTAGCCAAACACAAGCAGTCTTTAGCAAGTAACCTCTTTGCCAAAGATGGATTTGGTAGTCTTTTCATGGAAAAGATTATTTCCTCCCATGAATTGTCAGAGGAATACTCCAGTGAAATAGAGAACTTCGTCAACCTTCTCATTGCATATTTGAACCTGGCCATCATTTACATTTCCCGTAACTTATATGAGCCAGAAGTCTACCAGATCTTGGATGTTATCCTTGGTCTCACGAATTTTAGAGGGAATCCAATCCTGGAAGAAAGAGTGAGCGAGCAGTTGCTATCTTTCTGGGAAGAATTTGTCAATGTCTATATTGACGATTCAGATAATCTAGAAACAATGCTTCGAGAAAAGAAGGTatttgatcaatttgtAGAAACTCGTAATTCCTTATTACTTTCTGTCAGTGCTATCTATTGGCAAAAGATACGATATTTTGCCAATTCTCCGCCCGAATTTGTACAGTATAGACTCCAGGTCTCAGAGCTATTTATATTGTTGTATTCCTTGCTAAACACTTCGATTTATTCGACTTTGTGCAAAAATGTTCAAGACAAGCTCATTGAATGTCAGAACTCGTTTTCACGCAACTTACTACTAGACTTGGAAGCTTCGCTATATTTGATATACAAAGTCACTGATGACCTAACCTTTTATGATGATGATTCAACCAAAGAATTGACACCATTTATTAACCAGTTTTTCAGCCACCAATTGGTAGAAACCATTGAAAGGTATTCGACAAGTGATACAGATGAAATTAACATCACGTTGTTGAATTTGCTTTCAGCAATCccatttttcttcaagagtgATTTGGGATTGAAGTATTTATCACCTACattcaattttcttttttccATCATTCTAAATCCTGGAAAGAGAAGGTTATCGCTAATTGGTTCCAAGACAGTCCTCAAAATTTGTCAAGACTCAAAAGAGAAGCTTGTGGAATTTTTGCCTACTTTGGAATTGATCTTGCTCGAAATGATAAAGAATGTTGAAATCGACTTTGTGATTAGAGAGAGAATGGTGAATTCGTTTATTTCGATTACTCAATCATTGAAAGACCCAGTTAGAATGGGAGAAAACATTTTTAAGATCTTGAATCAAATCAATTTACAAGCAGATATA ATCAACGAAAAGATAGAAGAATATGCTGTGAGCTTACTATCTTGTATCAATGAAATCGGAAAAGCAAGTCAATTGCCAGAAGATGTGGAGGATTACTATACAGCGGCACAGTCTGCTCAAACAGACGAATATTGGACACAGGATCCTCTTGGAATTAAAACTTCCATTTTAAACGTAACTGCTCTCCTATCTTTGAAGTATGAACCATTAGCTCAGCATACAATTGCAACCGAAAAGAGTTGCAAGATTCTAAAGAATGGACTAAACGAACCAATAAATGGTCCTTTTAGGTTTGAATTGCCAGTGATATTCAATTACTTGATTGCCAAAATCAATAAGTGCAATTTGCCATCAATAGcgttcattttcaatttaaTTGAGACAATAGTGATTTCCAATGGAGCAAAACTCACGGCTCAGAATATGGATGAGTTGATTGAGAAGTTCTTTGTCGAGAAGAAGCAGCTATTTGAAAGTGAAGTTGATTTGATTACGACTGCAATCAGTATGTTTTCTACCATCTTGGAAAggtttccttctttgctAGTGGGATTGCCAGTGTTTCAATCGGAGATCCTTGACTTTGCACTTCGAGGATTAAAATCACACGAGTCGTTTTTGATTCGAGCAACGGCGAAGTTCTGGACCAATTTGATTGTCTTAAAACGAGGAAAAGCCAACGACCAAGAAATAGTGCAAAATATTATGATTCATAAACTTTCATTGGGGTCAGAAAAATCATTGGGATATACTTTGGTAGACAATGCCATTGTTTCATTCATAGATAACCCCAGGTCTCACTTAGAATATTTCTACCAGTTATTCAGAAACCTCATAGGAAAATACCCATTGcatttcaagaattggttAAGACTGATTCTCATAGAAGTGTTT AAGTTCCGAAGCAGGTTTACGATCCAATATGTGGACCAATTGGTTAGTAAGTTGATGTTGACTAGAGGACATAGGCAAGCTAATGATGTATTGAAGGAATTCTGGTTAGAGTGCAACAACTTAGTTGATTACAAAACTGTATAA